In one window of Oryzias melastigma strain HK-1 linkage group LG5, ASM292280v2, whole genome shotgun sequence DNA:
- the dusp7 gene encoding dual specificity protein phosphatase 7 has product MKINQLCGSSVIVTIMMMSSKSVEWLQDELESGASSLLLLDCRAHELYESSHIESAINLAIPGLMLRRLKKGNLPIRSIIPNNEDKEKFVKRCKTDVVVLYDEATSERQESGLGSSVMGLLLQKLRDDGCKAFYLEGGFSKFQSEYPEHCETNLDCSCPSSSPPASVLGLGGLRISSDCSDGESDREPGSATESEGSPLPSNQPAFPVQILPYLYLGCAKDSANLDVLSKYNIKYILNVTPNLPNMFEHEGDFKYKQIPISDHWSQNLSQFFPEAISFIDEARSKKCGILVHCLAGISRSVTVTVAYLMQKLNLSLNDAYDFVKRKKSNISPNFNFMGQLLDFERTLGLNSPCDNHSASPPHDQLFFTTPTNHNVFQLDTLEST; this is encoded by the exons ATGAAAATTAATCAACTGTGCGGCAGCTCCGTGATCGTGACTATCATGATGATGTCGAGTAAGAGCGTGGAGTGGCTCCAGGACGAGCTGGAGTCCGGGGCCagctcgctgctgctgctggactgcAGAGCGCACGAGCTGTACGAGTCCTCGCACATCGAGTCGGCCATCAACCTCGCCATCCCGGGCCTCATGCTCCGGAGGCTGAAGAAGGGCAACCTCCCCATCCGCTCCATCATCCCCAACAACGAGGACAAGGAGAAATTCGTCAAGAGGTGCAAGACGGACGTGGTGGTTCTGTACGACGAGGCGACGTCGGAGCGGCAGGAGTCCGGGTTGGGGAGCTCCGTGATGGGGCTACTTCTGCAGAAGCTGCGGGACGATGGGTGCAAGGCTTTTTACCTGGAGG GAGGCTTCAGCAAGTTCCAGTCCGAGTACCCTGAACACTGCGAGACCAATCTGGACTGCTCCTGCCCCAGCAGCTCTCCCCCGGCCTCCGTCCTCGGTCTGGGTGGGCTCCGCATCAGCTCCGACTGCTCAGATGGTGAGTCGGACCGCGAGCCGGGCAGCGCCACGGAATCCGAGGGAAGCCCCCTACCCAGCAACCAGCCGGCGTTCCCCGTCCAGATCTTGCCGTACCTTTATCTGGGCTGTGCCAAAGACTCTGCAAACCTGGACGTGCTCAGCAAGTACAACATCAAGTACATTCTTAACGTGACGCCCAACCTGCCCAACATGTTCGAGCACGAGGGGGATTTCAAGTACAAACAGATCCCCATCTCCGATCACTGGAGCCAAAACCTGTCACAGTTTTTCCCAGAGGCCATTTCCTTTATTG ACGAGGCGCGCTCCAAAAAGTGTGGCATCCTGGTCCACTGTCTGGCAGGAATCAGCCGCTCGGTCACCGTCACAGTGGCCTACCTGATGCAGAAGCTCAACCTGTCGCTCAATGACGCTTACGACTTCGTCAAGAGGAAAAAGTCGAACATTTCTCCCAACTTCAACTTCATGGGCCAGCTCCTGGACTTTGAGCGGACGCTGGGCCTCAACAGCCCCTGCGACAACCATTCCGCCTCGCCCCCACACGACCAGCTCTTCTTCACCACCCCGACCAATCACAACGTTTTTCAACTCGACACACTGGAATCCACATGA